In one Paramisgurnus dabryanus chromosome 21, PD_genome_1.1, whole genome shotgun sequence genomic region, the following are encoded:
- the agap2 gene encoding arf-GAP with GTPase, ANK repeat and PH domain-containing protein 2 isoform X5 produces the protein MNNTIKVTNSTAIRAEVRRHESLQRTLNKFLKQLERVEDQQIKTGLKVFLHSIQASCNNSQEWTLNRSVPELRLGVLGNIRSGKTALVNRFITGSYLPLESHEGGRYKKEVLVEGQSHLLLIREESGPPSAQFCNWLDGLIMVFSLENEGSFQDVYKNYSELSMHRNIAEIPIIAVGTQDKISSTNARVIEDKRVQQLCIDIRRCTYYETCATYGLNVDRVFNEMTQKIAAAKKQAALLASCKSLPNSPSHSGASTPLSGPGQASNGGQSSDYPSSLPSTPVITHKDIRGGASGDGGSQRNLPRRRTSLFANRRGSDSEKRSSDSRGDVSRSVPIKQGTLWKRSERSLNKEWKKKYATLSNSGMLTYHSNINEYLQNAQGKEMDLLRVTVKVPGKRLHRAATPSGPAPGPVLVPVPGVNGLSKDKQPEGGATSNLLTVEEAARTGLSFHNDQKVKRCPSSVSNKGFSMDSSTEGATSPPLGKDHMPSSPLTDRKKKKRNRSINLKGDAAAGQAEEEESADFIIISSTGQSWHFEAQNQEDRDSWVQAIESQILASLQSCESRNKARRSTHSEAVALQAMRNAKGNDLCVDCDAPNPTWASLNLGALICIECSGIHRNLGTHLSRVRSLDLDDWPSELTKVLTAIGNHMANNIWETCTQGRQKLTPDATREQRESWIRAKYEQRAFVSPLPAQCSEGTMSSWLLGAVIDRDLPRLLHLLAHSTKEQINMPPEGAVQQHHSALHAACQLGDVVMTQLLVWYGSDVKSKDPQGRSALTLARQAGSKECAEILLQHGCPSETSPTSPTPNLSRKSSITSLGRVNSRRRVS, from the exons ATGAATAACACGATTAAAGTTACAAACTCAACTGCAATTCGAGCCGAAGTGAGAAGACATGAAAGCTTGCAACGGACTCTTAACAAATTTCTCAAACAGTTGGAGAGGGTTGAGGACCAGCAGATAAAGACGGGACTTAAGGTTTTCTTGCACAGCATACAAG CATCATGCAACAACAGCCAGGAATGGACCCTGAACCGCTCTGTTCCCGAGCTGAGACTG GGGGTTCTGGGTAATATTCGCAGTGGAAAAACAGCACTGGTGAACCGATTCATCACAGGAAGTTACCTTCCACTTGAATCACATGAGG GTGGAAGATATAAAAAAGAGGTGTTGGTGGAGGGACAAAGTCATTTATTGCTGATTCGAGAGGAATCTGGCCCTCCGAGTGCACAG TTCTGCAACTGGCTGGATGGTCTCATCATGGTTTTCAGCCTGGAAAATGAAGGCAGTTTTCAAGATGTCTACAAGAACTACAGTGAGCTAAGCATGCACCGTAACATAGCAGAAATCCCCATTATAGCGGTTGGAACGCAAG ATAAGATTAGTAGCACTAACGCCCGTGTGATCGAGGACAAACGCGTGCAACAGCTCTGTATAGATATCCGGCGCTGTACTTATTATGAGACCTGTGCCACCTATGGACTTAACGTGGATCGAGTATTTAATGAAA TGACCCAGAAGATCGCTGCTGCCAAGAAACAAGCTGCACTCCTGGCCTCCTGTAAATCTCTCCCGAACTCCCCGAGTCATTCAGGAGCGTCCACTCCGCTGTCAGGGCCCGGACAG GCCAGTAATGGGGGTCAGAGTAGTGATTACCCCTCCTCTTTGCCTTCTACCCCTGTGATAACTCACAAAGATATTCGGGGTGGGGCAAGTGGAGACGGGGGCTCTCAACGAAATCTGCCCCGGCGACGGACCTCTTTGTTTGCG AACCGTCGTGGCAGTGACTCTGAAAAAAGATCTTCTGATAGCAGAGGTGACGTGAGCAGATCTGTTCCTATCAAACAG GGGACTTTGTGGAAACGTAGCGAGCGCTCTTTAAACAAGGAGTGGAAGAAGAAGTATGCAACTCTGTCGAACAGCGGCATGCTGACGTATCATTCAAACATAAAT GAATATTTGCAGAACGCTCAAGGAAAGGAAATGGACTTATTGCGGGTCACGGTAAAAGTGCCGGGTAAACGTCTGCATCGCGCTGCAACCCCCAGTGGACCGGCTCCTGGTCCTGTTCTCGTTCCGGTACCCGGTGTTAATGGACTTAGTAAAGACAAGCAGCCTGAAGGGGGCGCTACTT CAAATCTTCTGACTGTAGAAGAGGCAGCAAGAACCGGTTTGTCATTTCACAATGACCAGAAAGTGAAGCGTTGCCCATCGTCTGTGTCTAATAAAGGGTTCAGTATGG aCTCGAGCACTGAGGGGGCTACAAGTCCACCCTTAGGAAAAGACCACATGCCTTCTTCTCCGTTGACTGACAGGAAGAAGAAAAAACGAAACAGAAGTATTAACCTCAAAGGAGACGCAGCGGCCGGGCAAGCTGAAG AAGAGGAAAGTGCGGACTTTATCATCATATCCAGTACAGGACAGAGCTGGCACTTTGAGGCCCAGAATCAAGAGGATCGAGATTCCTGGGTTCAGGCTATAGAAAGCCAAATCTTGGCAAGCCTTCAGAGTTGTGAGAGCAGAAATAAG GCACGACGGAGCACCCACAGTGAAGCTGTTGCCTTACAGGCTATGCGTAATGCCAAAGGGAACGACCTCTGTGTGGACTGTGACGCACCAA ATCCAACATGGGCGAGTCTTAATCTCGGGGCTCTGATCTGCATCGAGTGTTCGGGTATACACCGAAACCTGGGGACGCACCTGTCTCGTGTCCGCTCGCTAGATCTGGATGACTGGCCCAGCGAGCTCACAAAAGTGCTTACGGCTATAGGCAACCATATGGCCAATAATATATGGGAGACCTGCACTCAAGGACGGCAAAAGTTGACACCCGATGCAACAAG AGAGCAGAGGGAATCGTGGATCCGTGCCAAATACGAACAGCGGGCATTTGTGTCGCCCTTGCCCGCTCAGTGCTCAGAGGGCACAATGTCATCCTGGCTGCTTGGAGCAGTAATTGACAGGGACCTTCCCAGACTTCTTCACCTCCTCGCACACAGCACTAAGGAACAGATCAACATGCCTCCTGAAGGAGCGGTGCAGCAGCATCACAGCGCATTACATGCGGCATGTCAGCTGGGGGATGTGGTCATGACGCAGCTACTGGTCTGG TACGGCAGTGATGTTAAATCAAAGGATCCGCAGGGCAGAAGCGCTCTCACGTTGGCACGTCAAGCCGGAAGTAAAGAATGCGCAGAGATTCTTCTCCAACACGGCTGCCCCAGCGAGACTTCACCCACCTCTCCCACACCCAATCTGTCCCGTAAAAGTAGCATCACAAGCTTGGGCCGTGTCAATTCCAGACGGAGGGTGTCGTAA
- the agap2 gene encoding arf-GAP with GTPase, ANK repeat and PH domain-containing protein 2 isoform X1, with amino-acid sequence MNRTGPSQSKTTYLISLTLVKVETTEEHELENTRHTVEGEVHDAGGTKHLQHAGSDNEEQQKMGEALQLEAGESIKISAEQDILQSPREDKALFTDGVHPGDRQKSIISPTAENERARESTGVTQSYVSRDVPRHFCDVPVRATQRPVSLLKAHGSGRELKESRESIHASSKSLDRKDSRNRIQSPNSPTPGSFRASWAVSEVKPCDEDLKGVGMKRPTERDIIAMRTQSPRAERLKAGSTSLPTPIALISKPQRKGKSRTLDNSDLNCLSEDLLKSKGGQMTSDFRTAQSQGASARDRKMLRFISGIFTKSTPVATSATIVTPIYSSIQRESSEEEASCNNSQEWTLNRSVPELRLGVLGNIRSGKTALVNRFITGSYLPLESHEGGRYKKEVLVEGQSHLLLIREESGPPSAQFCNWLDGLIMVFSLENEGSFQDVYKNYSELSMHRNIAEIPIIAVGTQDKISSTNARVIEDKRVQQLCIDIRRCTYYETCATYGLNVDRVFNEMTQKIAAAKKQAALLASCKSLPNSPSHSGASTPLSGPGQASNGGQSSDYPSSLPSTPVITHKDIRGGASGDGGSQRNLPRRRTSLFANRRGSDSEKRSSDSRGDVSRSVPIKQGTLWKRSERSLNKEWKKKYATLSNSGMLTYHSNINEYLQNAQGKEMDLLRVTVKVPGKRLHRAATPSGPAPGPVLVPVPGVNGLSKDKQPEGGATSNLLTVEEAARTGLSFHNDQKVKRCPSSVSNKGFSMDSSTEGATSPPLGKDHMPSSPLTDRKKKKRNRSINLKGDAAAGQAEAKRKMWKLKSFGSLRNINKTEEESADFIIISSTGQSWHFEAQNQEDRDSWVQAIESQILASLQSCESRNKARRSTHSEAVALQAMRNAKGNDLCVDCDAPNPTWASLNLGALICIECSGIHRNLGTHLSRVRSLDLDDWPSELTKVLTAIGNHMANNIWETCTQGRQKLTPDATREQRESWIRAKYEQRAFVSPLPAQCSEGTMSSWLLGAVIDRDLPRLLHLLAHSTKEQINMPPEGAVQQHHSALHAACQLGDVVMTQLLVWYGSDVKSKDPQGRSALTLARQAGSKECAEILLQHGCPSETSPTSPTPNLSRKSSITSLGRVNSRRRVS; translated from the exons ATGAACCGAACCGGCCCATCTCAGTCAAAAACCACCTACCTTATCTCCCTTACCCTGGTAAAGGTAGAGACCACTGAGGAGCATGAATTGGAGAACACCAGGCACACTGTGGAGGGAGAGGTGCACGACGCCGGTGGAACGAAACATCTCCAACATGCTGGATCCGACAATGAGGAGCAACAGAAAATGGGTGAGGCTTTGCAGCTGGAGGCTGGAGAATCTATCAAAATCTCAGCGGAACAGGATATACTCCAAAGCCCAAGGGAGGACAAAGCACTTTTTACAGATGGCGTTCACCCTGGCGATAGGCAAAAATCAATAATCTCACCCACTGCAGAAAACGAACGGGCCAGAGAATCCACTGGAGTCACTCAATCTTACGTTTCGCGAGATGTCCCCAGACATTTCTGCGACGTCCCGGTTCGTGCGACCCAGCGTCCGGTCTCTCTCCTTAAAGCTCACGGCAGTGGCCGTGAATTGAAAGAGTCCAGAGAGAGCATCCATGCCTCTTCCAAAAGCCTCGACCGTAAGGACAGCAGAAACAGGATCCAGTCCCCAAACAGCCCCACTCCCGGGTCATTTCGGGCATCTTGGGCCGTAAGTGAGGTGAAACCCTGTGATGAAGACCTCAAAGGGGTTGGGATGAAAAGGCCCACTGAAAGAGATATAATAGCCATGCGAACACAGAGCCCTCGAGCAGAGAGATTAAAGGCAGGATCCACATCCCTGCCCACCCCGATCGCATTGATATCCAAGCCTCAACGCAAAGGGAAGAGTCGAACCTTGGACAACAGTGACCTGAACTGCCTCTCCGAGGACCTCTTGAAGAGCAAAGGTGGCCAAATGACATCCGACTTTAGGACAGCTCAGTCCCAGGGGGCTTCGGCACGTGACCGAAAGATGCTGAGATTTATTAGTGGCATTTTTACAAAGAGCACTCCAGTTGCGACCAGTGCCACCATTGTGACCCCAATCTATAGCTCCATACAGAGAGAATCCAGTGAGGAAGAAG CATCATGCAACAACAGCCAGGAATGGACCCTGAACCGCTCTGTTCCCGAGCTGAGACTG GGGGTTCTGGGTAATATTCGCAGTGGAAAAACAGCACTGGTGAACCGATTCATCACAGGAAGTTACCTTCCACTTGAATCACATGAGG GTGGAAGATATAAAAAAGAGGTGTTGGTGGAGGGACAAAGTCATTTATTGCTGATTCGAGAGGAATCTGGCCCTCCGAGTGCACAG TTCTGCAACTGGCTGGATGGTCTCATCATGGTTTTCAGCCTGGAAAATGAAGGCAGTTTTCAAGATGTCTACAAGAACTACAGTGAGCTAAGCATGCACCGTAACATAGCAGAAATCCCCATTATAGCGGTTGGAACGCAAG ATAAGATTAGTAGCACTAACGCCCGTGTGATCGAGGACAAACGCGTGCAACAGCTCTGTATAGATATCCGGCGCTGTACTTATTATGAGACCTGTGCCACCTATGGACTTAACGTGGATCGAGTATTTAATGAAA TGACCCAGAAGATCGCTGCTGCCAAGAAACAAGCTGCACTCCTGGCCTCCTGTAAATCTCTCCCGAACTCCCCGAGTCATTCAGGAGCGTCCACTCCGCTGTCAGGGCCCGGACAG GCCAGTAATGGGGGTCAGAGTAGTGATTACCCCTCCTCTTTGCCTTCTACCCCTGTGATAACTCACAAAGATATTCGGGGTGGGGCAAGTGGAGACGGGGGCTCTCAACGAAATCTGCCCCGGCGACGGACCTCTTTGTTTGCG AACCGTCGTGGCAGTGACTCTGAAAAAAGATCTTCTGATAGCAGAGGTGACGTGAGCAGATCTGTTCCTATCAAACAG GGGACTTTGTGGAAACGTAGCGAGCGCTCTTTAAACAAGGAGTGGAAGAAGAAGTATGCAACTCTGTCGAACAGCGGCATGCTGACGTATCATTCAAACATAAAT GAATATTTGCAGAACGCTCAAGGAAAGGAAATGGACTTATTGCGGGTCACGGTAAAAGTGCCGGGTAAACGTCTGCATCGCGCTGCAACCCCCAGTGGACCGGCTCCTGGTCCTGTTCTCGTTCCGGTACCCGGTGTTAATGGACTTAGTAAAGACAAGCAGCCTGAAGGGGGCGCTACTT CAAATCTTCTGACTGTAGAAGAGGCAGCAAGAACCGGTTTGTCATTTCACAATGACCAGAAAGTGAAGCGTTGCCCATCGTCTGTGTCTAATAAAGGGTTCAGTATGG aCTCGAGCACTGAGGGGGCTACAAGTCCACCCTTAGGAAAAGACCACATGCCTTCTTCTCCGTTGACTGACAGGAAGAAGAAAAAACGAAACAGAAGTATTAACCTCAAAGGAGACGCAGCGGCCGGGCAAGCTGAAG CCAAGCGCAAAATGTGGAAATTAAAAAGCTTTGGTAGCTTGAGAAACATTAACAAAACAG AAGAGGAAAGTGCGGACTTTATCATCATATCCAGTACAGGACAGAGCTGGCACTTTGAGGCCCAGAATCAAGAGGATCGAGATTCCTGGGTTCAGGCTATAGAAAGCCAAATCTTGGCAAGCCTTCAGAGTTGTGAGAGCAGAAATAAG GCACGACGGAGCACCCACAGTGAAGCTGTTGCCTTACAGGCTATGCGTAATGCCAAAGGGAACGACCTCTGTGTGGACTGTGACGCACCAA ATCCAACATGGGCGAGTCTTAATCTCGGGGCTCTGATCTGCATCGAGTGTTCGGGTATACACCGAAACCTGGGGACGCACCTGTCTCGTGTCCGCTCGCTAGATCTGGATGACTGGCCCAGCGAGCTCACAAAAGTGCTTACGGCTATAGGCAACCATATGGCCAATAATATATGGGAGACCTGCACTCAAGGACGGCAAAAGTTGACACCCGATGCAACAAG AGAGCAGAGGGAATCGTGGATCCGTGCCAAATACGAACAGCGGGCATTTGTGTCGCCCTTGCCCGCTCAGTGCTCAGAGGGCACAATGTCATCCTGGCTGCTTGGAGCAGTAATTGACAGGGACCTTCCCAGACTTCTTCACCTCCTCGCACACAGCACTAAGGAACAGATCAACATGCCTCCTGAAGGAGCGGTGCAGCAGCATCACAGCGCATTACATGCGGCATGTCAGCTGGGGGATGTGGTCATGACGCAGCTACTGGTCTGG TACGGCAGTGATGTTAAATCAAAGGATCCGCAGGGCAGAAGCGCTCTCACGTTGGCACGTCAAGCCGGAAGTAAAGAATGCGCAGAGATTCTTCTCCAACACGGCTGCCCCAGCGAGACTTCACCCACCTCTCCCACACCCAATCTGTCCCGTAAAAGTAGCATCACAAGCTTGGGCCGTGTCAATTCCAGACGGAGGGTGTCGTAA